TTCGCCATATGCATGAAATTCAATCTGGACGCACCTCATGCATATCACACGAAACTTTGGGCTTTGATGCTGAAGGAAATGTCATAAACTACAAATATAACGAAATGATGACGTCCGAAGAAATAAGTGATCGATCCACAAAACTTGTAACTTTCATGGATTTGGCTGGACACCGGCGATATTTAAAAACGACGGTGCAGGCGCTGTCGGGATACTCCCCACATTATGCAATGCTAGTAGTGTCAGCCGTATCCGGTTTCAGTGTTATGGCAAAAGAGCATCTCTCACTTGTCCGAGCCTTGGAAATGCCATTTTTCGTGGTCATAACAAAAGTTGACATCAAATCGCCTGACGACACCCTACAGGAGCTCAAAAATATCCTCACATCTGTAGGTTGTCGCAAAGTCCCATTCGTTGTTCAATCAGACGATGACGTGCTCACTGCCGGATCAAATTTCTCATCCGAAAAAGTTGTTCCCATATTTTGCGTTTCTAACGTTACAGGAACAGCATTGAACCTTTTAACAGAGTTTCTCTATGTCCTATCTCCCGGAATAAGCAATGCAGAGAAAGAACGACTTGAGCAAGAAGCAGGTGAATTCCAGGTTGACGAAATCTTCCGAGTAGCAGGAGTTGGAAATGTATTAGGAggccttttggtgaagggagTTTTAACAGAGAAAATGCGAATGCAGTTGGGTCCACTGCGGGACGGTTCGTTCATGCCAGTCGTTGTACGATCAATCCATCGAAATCGAGCGCAATGCCGAGTGGTACGAGCTGGCCAGAGTGCTTCATTAGCATTTACACAGAATACTAAGCTTCCGCCGCTAAGGAGCGGTATGGTACTGCTATCAGATAATGGAAATGAGAACGATTCTGCTCCGTATGGAACCTATTTCTTTCAGGTAATTGATTTTTGCGTTAACTTGGTAAATGAAAAActctaaattttgtttttgtggtGGTAACAAGAGAATGTTTTTATGTAGACTGTAGCCTGACTGAAATTTTTCCCCCTTTTTCGTTATTTCACAAATACCATAAATCGTTTGTTTGTTAGTTGTTCATATATATAATATCATACTTAAGTATTTCCTTGTAAGATTCGCCCATATCTATAAAACATTCAAAGAAACAATGTTGAAATCAATATCCAAGAATTGTGCGGCTACGAAATCTAATATAGTCCGAGAGCCGGCAATATGCAGATCTTATGTATAAAATACAtgaacaaaattttgtattctaGCATCTTAAGTCATCGAATACATGGAGCAGCCACATCTCAAATTATAGGGTTTCATGTATAGAACAAGATTTTATATGGTTGGAGGGCAAAATTCATCCGCAACCCCCTGTCATCTCCCAACAAAGTTTTTTTTCTCACTGGTCATCTTTCTCtatcaaatatatttataaCTTTTTGTTCATTGAGCTACAACgataattttctaaaataaagCTTGGAATGTACACTATTTACAAAAGTAGGCTCCTACTTTTTCACCCATAAACTTATGCCATCTACCGAAATTATTTCCATTGGGGTTATTTCACTTTATCTAATGCATATATTGAGATTTTCCTCACTCAaggccaatattttttttttaacaacttTAAAGTGTTTACTATTAAAAAAATAGGCTGCCTCTGCTTTTCCAACCGCAACAGCGTCTTTTTCAATAGTCATCCTATTTTATCGTTTAGCATTCGAGGTGCGTGTCATTGAAAAAAATAGGCTGCCGCTAGTACATATTATCTATAGTATATCCAGCAAGTCTATTACTGATagcaattttagtatattccttaACTCCACTTGGAATCTGTATTAAGTATCCTCCTAGGTGCCCTGCACTGTATGAAGGTTTCGTCACACTACGCACAGaaactgcaggcagtgtccgtagatattgcTAGCTTCCCCTGTTGATAATTTAGTCAGCAGTGGCCAGTGAGTAATGCCACTATCATccagaggctcttcttggtgaggtttaacccATCCTTTGAGCGCTTGAGTTCATATCCCTCATGAGCAGCCTGGACTGCTGCATTCCTTTCTGGCTAGTTCATCGCCTGCCTACTTGCCTTCTAGTTCAACATGGCCTAGAaatcagagtatccagaccttattctGTTCAGTTTCTTAAGGCATTTCCATAACAGTTTGGAGTTCACTTTAACGAAattaaacctcgttgtcatgttatcccttgatatcagtaattcagggtaccgcctagaaagaatatcaattttccttcaatttaggcagctccttaCTTCATTGATATTCCCGGCCATTCAGAAGATCGCCctacttgcctgcatctgtatgtgaagatggagaggggttaatcccaggatGACCTCCAGCGATGCCGTTAGGCATGTCCACATTGCCCCCCTGGTACTCACTCAAACCAGCTTTTGAAGCTTGTATAACTCCCGGCTACGGGCCTGTAAGCTTTCCAACATGTCTTAGTGGTCCTCAGGTTGATCAAACTGACATTTCCTTGAATTTTGGTGCCTTTGGCTGATCTATATTAGAACGTTACTTGATTAGTTAGTTTCGGTGTAAATACTACTTTTGCCTGCCTCAAGCTCTTGATATATATCCcaactgcccaccttagcctagcttccgagcatacctcttttgctagcttCTGGATCTCCTTTTTTCGCATTCTgttctcattctcggtaaatgtgcaATCTTCCTTCTTTAGAGAGATAGATGAAATTGCCCCGTCTGTTTTTGGatatagctttgtatagcctggataattctgtggtttgttcaatttctttgcagaattccctgaagctgtttcatTTTGCTTCTCTAATCACGTTGCATACGTCATTAGTTCATTTTTGTACTTCGGCCAGTTTGGAGTTGAAGAGCCCTTAGGAACTCTCTTCTCATTCTGACTACATTCCTATTCCACTAGGGTAGGACCTTTGATGACTTAAGTGTATTAGCCGAATAACTGGCCTAACGAGTACAggctcttgagccagcactattccaatgttgtccTTGAAATCACTGCCTATGCAGCCCTTGAAGGTTTACATCCTTCCTTGATCCTGTCCCTTCAATCTCTACGGCATCCGAATTCCTTCGAGAATGAAGTTGCCTTGTAAAtggacttaaatcggataattctgttaaataaagcgtcaaatttcgatcacaaatacgacatttcttcttccccaacccaatatttgtaTTATTCGTATCCAAGTTAAATGGTTCACCACTCAAAGCCGTTTTCAATATTCGGGTGTGTAGTCACTAAGTGATCCCATGGCTATTTATGCAAATAGTGAGGCCATGCAAGGATTGGCGCAATCCCTTATGGATTCTTGTGCTCAGAGCCAGATCAGTGCTAATCAGGTATGGTGCATCTGAACCTACACCACCAACTTTATAAAACATTGAATGTTCTCTGAGCCCTTCCAGTATTTTGCCGGGACGGAGGCGTTCACAACATTAGCCTGAAAGCCATTTCACAAGATTTCACCTTATGTATTCAGGTAACAAAATGTCGCAAACGTCAGTCCAAAATCAACAATCCAAGTCGTATTCTATGTCGTGTGCCGTGCACGTTGCGCTCCTTAGATTTATTTTCAacgtgtccttcccatagctttTTATACCTACAGCCAAATATAGCATAAGAATTTGTTTTCCGGTGCAAGGAACCCGCCGGCACCCTCTCTCGTTAGCTGCAGCTGCATTACCCgacggttaccacgtggaggtaaaAGTAGAATTTAGTATCAGAGCTGTAGGTGGTAAACTTGAGTCGATCTCCCAGTTTTTAATCATAGTATACCGTGTCATACAGTATACCCTTGAACCGCCGTGGTGTGACATTGTGATATCGTGTTGCCATTGTGCAAGCAATGAATTTAATCTATTATTTGTTGAGCAATTTCCAATTTCATCCCGCTACGAGCGCCACGGGCAGTAcataaagatttttttctttaatttttaaatacgaGTCGGAGACacagttaagggggtcatcccgtgtgaaggccgtttttttgcttttttttgaaaaattattttgaagaactggataaaggtagaaacgtgattttttcaccatatgtttattgatatctctagtatatgtgataaatcagcttgatatcgtagtcaattttcggaatacgtgttaatttatgcacccatctccaaaaaaaggtgtttttctgctgccacgctggagggcgctgtgttcatctgagggaaaaaaactaaacggcattttaatgtggacaatgttCCACGTTagcgactcattgttattctgggtctctgctcctaaacatctgttcaagagatcatctcatgacaaatcttcgtagattggtttgatgactgtttgaacttcttcagtcaaaggtgccttctcgtggtgaaaactatccagttctcctttagcttccgctttgcgccatttgcaccaactgccctcgcctgctggacaattttgatgctgaggattttcgtctgtagaacatttatggaagaaagtttcccaaatttcttgcttcattccttctatcgaatttgcgtgtccacgaatagccagcccagaaaatttagtgaggtccttatcagtaaattttccagccccttttccaccaatgcctttttgattcttctttgcatttctaagccgcgttcccattcttttctcgacatgtcctacgcattccttttttactactacgtacattttattatttgcagaaatttgcagaaataccagagaaaactccagtaaaatccaatatacaaaacttgtcgcaattggaacatccatgttcatgcttgctaaaagtttctttgctgatgttgatgcgaagtcctttttcttctctgataactatcgattcccatgaaatatactcgttttttagtgcgagcatgacgttgaacgttaaagcgatctcccttcgtacgatccatttgaaaaaatcactgaacacacaaacagcacaatacttacaataagtatgagtatagcttgaaagcctttcagtgctcactctagactggattatcctttttattccaaacagcaaataagtttagacaattgattggttttccatctttttatattcataCCTGTTCTCCAATTTATAAGGcgcaggtaaaaaactaacaggtaaaaaaatattggatgctctttctcatcgagtactctagccgcggctgcaaactccttacctgttcaacactgtaatttctgaacgactcggaatatcggaaaatccctttgcccacatattctccactatatatagatacaattcatgcaaaaaaaaaatcgatttctccaactcgacacacgggatgacccccttaagtctaaGTTAGTTAAGTTGAAATATCGGCATTTATTGCATTATCAATACGCAATTCGTTTTCAAAGTAGCATTAAATAAAGATGTTTTTAAGAAACTTTACAATTCCTAATATTTTACCTCACAATAGTTAGCCACCTAGCAAACAAAAAGTTTTCGCAAAATAATTAATTGTCAATTCCTTGGATATGCAACGCATGACTATTCAAAATGGGTTA
The window above is part of the Hermetia illucens chromosome 3, iHerIll2.2.curated.20191125, whole genome shotgun sequence genome. Proteins encoded here:
- the LOC119651895 gene encoding GTP-binding protein 2; this encodes MASFFSLFDPAQSDEVYASDDDDMNNNSNSQSDSDSNSNFSCSPKIEIDFDKGSLPPEPQQGNVEYKLKLISPSKQRFEHLVTQMKWRLREGHGEAIYEIGVSDSGHLHGLADNDMTASLQTLQQMAQKLGASTTVLRRKSLGNRRSVVEVLVRRIPDDQHNIEVRLAVLGGADAGKSTLLGVLTQGEYDNGRGRARLNMFRHMHEIQSGRTSCISHETLGFDAEGNVINYKYNEMMTSEEISDRSTKLVTFMDLAGHRRYLKTTVQALSGYSPHYAMLVVSAVSGFSVMAKEHLSLVRALEMPFFVVITKVDIKSPDDTLQELKNILTSVGCRKVPFVVQSDDDVLTAGSNFSSEKVVPIFCVSNVTGTALNLLTEFLYVLSPGISNAEKERLEQEAGEFQVDEIFRVAGVGNVLGGLLVKGVLTEKMRMQLGPLRDGSFMPVVVRSIHRNRAQCRVVRAGQSASLAFTQNTKLPPLRSGMVLLSDNGNENDSAPYGTYFFQAKVAVLFHATAIYVGFQTTVHIGSIRQTAIIRGIMGGGKIGTNDSASVMFEFVCHPEYVRPGMRVLFREGETKGIGHVTQVFPLNRKFN